The proteins below are encoded in one region of Hordeum vulgare subsp. vulgare chromosome 3H, MorexV3_pseudomolecules_assembly, whole genome shotgun sequence:
- the LOC123442902 gene encoding mitochondrial-processing peptidase subunit alpha-like: MYRAASGLGALKRHGADTQMLDIAVRSASTSVAQRSSGGFLGWLTGARSNALPPPDFALPGVTIPPPLADHVEPGKTKVTTLPNGVKIASETSPGSSCSVGVYVNCGSVYETPETLGATQLLKKLAFTTTRNRSQLRVVREIGAIGGNAKVSANRELMSYSYGALKTYMPEMVEVLVDCVRNPALLDWEVKEEIMKLKAELAEASSNPEAFLLDALHSSGYSGALANPLIASESSISRLNTDVLEEFLALNYTSPRIVLAASGVDHDELVSIAEPLLSDIRTATGTVKPKSVYVGGEYRRAADSSNTDLALAFELPGGWLKEKEFATASVLQALLGGGGVFTWGRPGKGLHSRLNPLVNEFDEIKSISAFKNVHSNTGIFGIHASTDAAFVPKVIDLAARELTSLATPGQVDQTQLDRAKASAKSVILRNLESKASTTEDMGRQALAFGERKPVEQLLKAVDAITLADVSTVAAKIISSPLTMASHGNVLSVPAYETVRGKFSSK, from the exons ATGTACCGAGCCGCCTCCGGCCTCGGCGCCCTCAAG CGGCATGGGGCGGATACCCAAATGTTGGATATTGCGGTTAGGTCTGCTAGCACAAGTGTTGCACAGAGGTCATCAGGCGGCTTCTTGGGCTGGCTGACAGGTGCACGTTCAAATGCACTACCCCCTCCAGATTTTGCACTCCCAGGAGTCACTATTCCTCCTCCGCTAGCTGATCATGTGGAGCCTGGCAAGACAAAAGTCACAACACTACCTAATGGTGTAAAAATTGCCTCTGAAACATCTCCA GGATCATCATGTTCTGTTGGAGTTTATGTTAACTGTGGGTCTGTATATGAAACACCTGAGACACTGGGTGCCACTCAGTTATTAAAGAAGCTGGCCTTTACAACCACTAGAAACAGGAGCCAGTTGCGTGTTGTTCGTGAAATTGGTGCAATAGGTGGCAATGCGAAAGTGTCAGCCAACCGTGAGCTCATGAGCTACAGTTATGGAGCCCTTAAGACTTACATGCCTGAAATGGTGGAAGTGCTAGTTGATTGTGTGCGGAATCCAGCTTTACTTGATTGGGAAGTCAAGGAAGAG ATAATGAAACTAAAGGCAGAGCTTGCAGAAGCTTCAAGTAATCCGGAAGCTTTCCTTTTGGATGCTCTTCATTCCAGTGGCTATTCTGGTGCCTTGGCAAACCCATTGATTGCCTCAGAGTCTTCAATTAGCAGATTAAATACAGATGTTCTGGAAGAATTTCTTGCC TTAAACTACACTTCCCCGCGAATTGTTCTAGCTGCATCTGGTGTGGACCACGATGAACTTGTATCCATTGCTGAACCACTCCTGTCTGATATTCGTACCGCAACTGGAACAGTAAAGCCAAAATCTGTCTATGTTGGTGGAGAATATAGACGTGCAGCAGATTCATCG AACACAGATCTTGCTTTGGCATTTGAGCTCCCAGGTGGATGGCTGAAAGAAAAAGAATTTGCTACTGCATCTGTTCTTCAG GCACTTctgggtggtggtggtgtgtttaCCTGGGGAAGACCTGGAAAAGGCTTGCATTCACGCCTGA ACCCCCTCGTAAATGAATTTGACGAAATCAAGTCGATCTccgctttcaaaaatgttcacaGTAACACCGGCATTTTTGGAATTCATGCATCGACT GATGCAGCATTTGTTCCTAAAGTTATTGACTTGGCAGCCAGAGAACTCACTTCCCTCGCGACCCCTGGTCAAG TTGACCAAACCCAACTGGACCGTGCTAAAGCATCTGCAAAATCAGTTATCTTGAGGAACCTGGAATCAAAG GCATCAACAACTGAAGACATGGGGCGCCAAGCATTGGCATTTGGTGAAAG GAAACCTGTGGAGCAGCTTCTAAAGGCTGTTGATGCTATAACTCTGGCAGATGTATCAACTGTTGCTGCGAAGATCATCTCATCACCATTGACAATGGCATCTCATGGAAACG TTCTCAGCGTACCAGCCTATGAGACAGTGCGTGGCAAGTTCAGCTCGAAATGA